Proteins from one Podospora pseudoanserina strain CBS 124.78 chromosome 1, whole genome shotgun sequence genomic window:
- a CDS encoding hypothetical protein (COG:O; EggNog:ENOG503P1XI): protein MSSTNSRFKGFPGFGKRKSSGPPQQNGQNGRASPHVPQTQTPPLGAPQIPTLFPSRPGAPSIASNSSQQSLPMNHPGPGPRPPSYTPQNYPPGPPGPVGRTSPLANQGPARTPPSQMVGGPPPINTGAPPVAGYPPPVMGGPPPPPGYGNPTGYPPPPPQPTGPVAPYQRNVAAEVEGNSRSKAQLIVGIDFAGNDQGTTFSGVAFAFATNNEAKEDIITEWPGAGSYTKQKIPTVLYYDQYQKVVGWGPDIADALAPTGYPKPGVQKVEWFKLQLMLSGNTYIDPINLPPLPPGKSEIDVAADYLFKLRQAMRAALQKTLGEVFNREERNIRYYLTVPAIWNDAGKAATRAAAIQAGFLRDENDNRLTLVSEPEAAALFCSKTGLLNLKVHDAVLIVDCGGGTVDLIAYEVEDENPFTVAECTAGSGDSCGSTALNRNFSNILRTKIRKMKLPDGSKTAGRVYAKCIMDFENRIKADFRNNGQKWAVDVGIEAEFPEAGIEEGYMTFTNEEILQCFEPVVNRILELVRNQIIAIQAQNRTLQNILVVGGFGASEYLFQQIKLHVPPQFQSKVVRPMDSVAAIVKGAVTAGITERVITHRVARRHYLMATLQPFKEGYHPEAYRVPSLDGKDRCKFTRQIFVQKGQKVKIGEPVKVSFFRQVAPGATLMYEDILYACDDDVCPEYTKDPRIKEVVTLTSDLSRKNLEKDFERMDTPQGTFYRVYFDIYLTLDGSEFSAELVCQGEVMGRCRARFR from the exons ATGAGTTCTACGAACTCCCGCTTCAAAGGCTTTCCAGGCTTCGGTAAGCGAAAATCGAGCGGCCCTCCACAGCAGAACGGGCAGAACGGGAGAGCCAGCCCACACGTACCCCAGACCCAGACCCCGCCTCTGGGAGCCCCTCAAATACCGACGCTGTTTCCGTCGCGCCCGGGTGCCCCGTCGATTGCCTCCAACTCTTCTCAGCAGAGTCTCCCAATGAATCATCCAGGTCCTGGTCCACGGCCACCCAGCTACACTCCGCAGAACTATCCTCCCGGCCCTCCCGGTCCCGTCGGTCGCACCAGCCCCCTCGCCAACCAAGGCCCGGCTCGCACCCCGCCCTCGCAAATGGTCGGTGGTCCTCCGCCCATCAACACCGGCGCTCCTCCGGTCGCTGGGTACCCACCCCCCGTGATGGGtggccctcctccgccgccgggaTATGGCAACCCAACCGGCtaccctcccccgccgccgcagcctACCGGCCCTGTCGCCCCTTACCAGCGCAACGTGGCTGCCGAAGTGGAAGGAAACAGCCGGAGTAAGGCTCAGCTGATTGTTGGCATCGACTTT GCTGGCAATGATCAGGGCACCACGTTCTCTGGCGTGGCCTTTGCGTTCGCCACCAATAATGAGGCGAAGGAAGACATCATTACAGAGTGGCCTGGTGCTGGCTCATACACCAAGCAAAAG ATTCCCACAGTGCTGTACTATGATCAGTACCAAAAGGTTGTGGGCTGGGGTCCCGATATTGCCGATGCCCTCGCTCCAACAGGATACCCCAAGCCGGGTGTTCAGAAGGTAGAATGGTTCAAGTTGCAGCTGATGCTCTCGGGCAACACGTATATCgaccccatcaacctccctcccctcccgccggGAAAGTCGGAGATTGATGTGGCCGCCGATTATCTTTTCAAGCTCCGCCAGGCCATGAGAGCGGCCCTCCAGAAGACTCTGGGTGAGGTGTTCAACCGTGAGGAGAGGAATATCCGTTACTACCTGACAGTGCCTGCCATTTGGAACGACGCAGGCAAGGCTGCCACGAGAGCGGCTGCTATCCAGGCCGGCTTCCTTCGGGACGAGAACGACAACCGCCTTACCCTGGTCAGCGAGCCcgaagctgctgctctgTTCTGTTCCAAGACTGGTCTCCTGAACCTCAAGGTGCACGACGCCGTCCTGATTGTCgattgcggtggtggtaccgTCGATTTGATCGCCTACGAAGTCGAAGATGAGAACCCCTTCACAGTAGCCGAATGCACGGCTGGTTCCGGTGACTCTTGCGGTTCGACTGCCCTCAACCGCAACTTCAGCAACATCCTCCGCACCAAGATCCGGAAGATGAAGCTACCTGACGGCTCCAAGACGGCTGGCCGTGTCTATGCCAAGTGCATCATGGACTTTGAGAACCGCATCAAGGCTGATTTCCGGAATAACGGCCAGAAGTgggctgttgatgttggtaTCGAGGCCGAGTTCCCAGAGGCCGGCATCGAAGAGGGTTACATGACTTTCACTAACGAGGAGATCCTGCAATGCTTCGAGCCCGTTGTTAACCGCATTCTGGAACTCGTTCGCAACCAGATCATTGCCATTCAGGCGCAAAACCGCACCCTCCAAAACATCTTGGTTGTCGGTGGCTTCGGTGCTTCCGAGTACCTCTTCCAACAGATCAAGCTGCATGTTCCACCTCAGTTCCAGTCCAAGGTTGTCCGGCCCATGGATTCCGTCGCCGCTATCGTCAAAGGTGCCGTCACAGCTGGTATCACCGAGAGAGTCATCACACACCGTGTTGCCCGCCGTCACTACTTGATGGCCACTTTGCAGCCATTCAAGGAGGGATACCATCCCGAGGCGTACCGTGTTCCCTCGCTCGATGGCAAGGACCGCTGCAAGTTTACCAGACAGATCTTTGTGCAAAAGGGCCAAAAGGTCAAGATTGGCGAGCCCGTCAAGGTGTCCTTCTTCCGACAGGTCGCCCCTGGCGCCACTCTCATGTACGAAGATATCCTGTATGCCTGCGACGACGATGTCTGCCCAGAGTATACCAAGGATCCTA GAATCAAGGAGGTTGTCACGCTCACCTCGGACTTGTCACGCAAGAACTTGGAGAAGGATTTCGAAAGAATGGACACGCCACAAGGCACATT